Proteins from one Desulforegula conservatrix Mb1Pa genomic window:
- a CDS encoding Tex family protein: protein MHIYAKKISVETGIRPEQIDATLALLEEGATVPFIARYRKEVTGTLDEVAITTIRDRALQIKELDDRKEAVIKSMTLGNHLTPELEEKIRKADTLAEVEDIYLPYKPKRKTKASVAREKGLQPLADAIMEQKGIDPNEIAKEFINPETVPEIEDAIEGALHIIAEIISENAEARAELRRLFLEKGTVSSKVIPGKEEEGAKYRDYFEWSEPVATSPSHRILAMRRAEKEEFISLTIAPPEDEALILLEKRFVTGKGKDSALVREAIHDGYKRLLSRSMETEIRLATKEKADSEAIRVFAENLRQLLMSSPLGQKKVMGIDPGFRTGCKVVCLDSQGKLLSNFNIYPHASDAQRTQSANAVAAMIKEFGIEAVAIGNGTAGRETESFCREVIGSKIPIIMVNESGASIYSASDVAREEFPDQDITVRGSVSIARRLMDPLAELVKIDPKSIGVGQYQHDVDQSALKQSLDDVVISCVNKVGVEVNTASSQLLSYVSGLGPSLAKNIVNFRNENGPFKAREALKKVPRLGPKAFEQAAGFLRVRGGKNPLDESAVHPESYHIVMKMAEDLGCGLSDLMKNDEIRSRIQIKNYVTDKIGLPTLTDIMSELAKPGRDPRESFETFAFSEDVHKMSDLVPGMKLPGIVTNITAFGVFVDIGVHQDGLVHISELADKFVKNPADVVKVHQKVKVTVMEVDEKRKRISLSMKSAPEMPDNSAAKEQKTESKHIQKGKPAPKKSTKSDNSKNIPFNNPFADLLKKG from the coding sequence TAAGGCCTGAACAGATAGACGCTACACTGGCGCTTCTTGAAGAAGGAGCAACGGTTCCCTTTATTGCAAGGTACAGAAAAGAAGTTACAGGAACACTTGATGAAGTGGCCATAACGACGATCAGGGACAGGGCTCTCCAGATTAAGGAACTGGATGACAGAAAAGAAGCTGTCATCAAATCCATGACTTTAGGGAATCACCTTACGCCTGAGCTTGAGGAAAAGATCAGAAAAGCTGACACCCTCGCAGAAGTTGAAGACATATATTTGCCATACAAGCCAAAGAGAAAGACAAAAGCCTCAGTAGCAAGGGAAAAAGGACTTCAGCCCTTAGCAGACGCCATCATGGAACAAAAAGGCATTGATCCCAATGAAATTGCAAAAGAGTTTATAAATCCTGAAACTGTACCCGAAATTGAAGATGCCATAGAAGGCGCTCTTCATATCATTGCTGAAATCATAAGTGAAAACGCAGAAGCAAGGGCTGAACTACGTCGTCTTTTCCTTGAAAAAGGCACTGTTTCAAGCAAAGTAATTCCGGGGAAAGAAGAAGAAGGCGCAAAATATAGGGATTATTTTGAATGGAGCGAACCTGTTGCCACATCTCCTTCCCATAGAATTCTTGCCATGAGAAGAGCTGAAAAAGAAGAATTTATAAGTCTTACAATAGCTCCACCTGAAGATGAGGCGCTCATTCTCCTTGAAAAAAGGTTTGTGACCGGAAAAGGCAAAGATTCCGCCCTTGTTCGGGAAGCAATACATGACGGATACAAACGCCTGCTTTCAAGATCCATGGAAACTGAAATCAGACTAGCTACAAAGGAAAAGGCAGACAGCGAGGCTATAAGGGTTTTTGCCGAAAATCTAAGACAGCTTCTGATGTCCTCTCCACTTGGACAAAAAAAAGTAATGGGAATAGATCCCGGATTCAGAACAGGCTGCAAAGTTGTGTGCCTGGACAGTCAGGGCAAACTTCTTTCCAATTTCAACATATATCCCCATGCTTCGGACGCTCAGCGCACACAATCGGCTAATGCCGTAGCAGCGATGATAAAAGAATTCGGAATCGAGGCTGTGGCGATCGGAAACGGAACTGCAGGCAGGGAAACAGAATCGTTCTGCAGGGAAGTCATAGGCTCAAAAATACCTATAATAATGGTGAATGAAAGCGGGGCATCCATTTATTCAGCCTCTGATGTCGCAAGGGAAGAATTCCCTGATCAGGACATCACAGTAAGAGGTTCGGTCTCAATCGCAAGAAGACTTATGGATCCGCTTGCAGAACTTGTCAAGATTGACCCCAAATCCATAGGAGTCGGCCAGTATCAGCATGACGTTGATCAGTCCGCCCTGAAGCAGTCCCTGGATGATGTCGTTATAAGCTGCGTAAACAAGGTCGGAGTTGAGGTAAACACTGCAAGCAGCCAGCTTCTTTCCTATGTTTCGGGTCTTGGACCTTCCCTTGCAAAAAACATAGTCAATTTCAGAAATGAAAATGGACCGTTTAAAGCCCGTGAAGCGCTGAAAAAAGTTCCGCGTCTTGGGCCAAAGGCATTTGAACAGGCCGCAGGCTTTCTAAGAGTCAGGGGCGGAAAAAATCCCCTTGATGAAAGCGCTGTTCATCCTGAAAGCTATCATATTGTAATGAAAATGGCCGAGGATCTTGGCTGCGGACTCTCTGACCTCATGAAAAACGATGAGATTAGAAGCAGAATACAGATAAAGAATTATGTCACTGATAAAATAGGTCTACCAACCCTTACAGATATCATGTCAGAACTCGCAAAACCAGGAAGAGATCCTAGGGAGAGCTTCGAGACCTTTGCATTTTCCGAAGATGTGCATAAAATGTCAGACCTTGTTCCTGGCATGAAACTGCCTGGAATCGTCACAAACATAACAGCATTCGGCGTGTTTGTTGATATCGGTGTACACCAGGACGGGCTTGTTCATATCAGTGAGCTTGCAGATAAATTTGTCAAAAATCCGGCGGACGTTGTCAAAGTTCATCAAAAAGTCAAAGTGACTGTCATGGAAGTCGATGAAAAAAGAAAGCGCATATCGCTTTCCATGAAATCAGCTCCTGAAATGCCAGACAATAGCGCTGCAAAGGAGCAAAAAACAGAATCAAAGCATATTCAAAAAGGGAAGCCTGCCCCTAAAAAAAGCACAAAATCTGATAATAGCAAGAACATCCCATTTAATAATCCTTTTGCCGATCTTTTGAAAAAGGGCTAA